In Camelina sativa cultivar DH55 chromosome 13, Cs, whole genome shotgun sequence, the genomic window TTTCTCTACCAACAATCACCCCTCGACAGTTCTAGCTAACTACTTCAGCCACCACCTTGTTGCCATCACTTCTACAATCTGGATCCTAGCAGCCTTAGTTCGCCCTAAGGAAGGTTCAGTTTCTTTAGTTAGTGTTTCAATACTTGCTCCACCCgattataaaaccataatctCTCATAGTATGGCTTATACTCTACATCAAGTAGATCCTCTCGTGCCGGCGAGACTCATGGCCATAACCTCATTATCAACGTCATTCTGTCTTGTGACAGTGACCAAATTGTCTACCATTGAGCTACTCATGGAAGACTGTTCGAAAATCTTTGATCTCACTTGTGTCAAACCGCTTCTTAGTCTTTGTCCCAAAGCTCTCTAGGTCTCTATGTCGAtctttttctatctttgtttggcattggggaatgcccttattttaaaactttggaTCTTTGAAGCGTTTTCTCTGTACTTGGCTTTATAATGAATGAAATCAagtctttgtccaaaaaaaaaggatagagGCTGAAACTATAGAGGGATTGCTACAGGCAGCCATAAAACAATACTTttgaagaaatttttaaaacagttaaaagaaaagttaataGGGAGAATTGGTAGATTCACATATTTTCACTCGATTTGAAACTTCTATGATTTAGCTTCTGACCATTTCTTTCAATTGTCTATTCAAAACCATCtatttatcttccatttgaACATTCTTCTGATTAGTAACCAAAAAAACGgtcatttaaaactttttgataaACTATAGAGGGATACATGTATCTGGAAAATTGAattcaaaagaaagaagcaaaagccttactaaagagaaaaagataaaaaactaGGAGTCGAAACCAATTGCACCGAACTAACAAGATTTCTTCATTTATGAAGATCCTTTGACAAAGACTTACCGAAATGCATACagccaaccaataataaacGATTCCCCATTTGAAGTTGAGTAACTACCACACAATTCCAAATATTCTAAACTTTATAACCCAGCAAAATAGAACCACCTTTAACAAACCCACTACAATTCCTAATGGCTCGTTTGTCATTTTTTGTTCCACGAAAGTATAGCAGTTAAAAAATTCGATTATATTCGATCTATTAGTGTAATACTTGGTTTTTGgcagaaattaaaaatgaagataTCGACAGAGAAGAAAGTATTTACCAGTTCAATTCAAATGGAGGGAAAAGTAATACAAAGCATGTCAACAAGAACCGAAAttgagtttttttcctttttgtttttgttttccttctggTTATAAAATGAACAATTTGAAAccgaaattttatttagttaaaagcAAGTGCGtatcttcttcctttacttCTTCTAATTGCCatcatgaaggagaagaagacaggAGAATGTGATGATGGAGAAGAGCTTTTAGTATAAACGGAACTTCTCCTTGGTGTTCTGGAATACTTGTTCTGCAATAGCGGCGCCATTCCCGTCCGCTTTCTTGATCTCCAGGCTGGATTTCTGGTATACCCCGGTACCTCTTAGAGCATCAGCTATGAAGTCATCAAACCCAATGGCTATAGCTGCTTCGGCTTTGGCTCCATAAACCAATCTCTGTTCACAAGTAGAGAGATGAGTACTCCTCATGATACTGAAGAGAACTCAAAAAGATGGGTTTGTGTGTGTAGACAAGTTTCTACATTTTATCTTACCTTGACTCTCGAGAGATGGATGGCTCCAAAGCACATGGGACACGGCTCACAAGATGCGTAGATCTCGCATTCTGATAGCTCgattttgttaagtttcttgCATGCCTGCATGTTCACAACAGTTTTTCAAATCATTATTCCAAAACCAGTTTTTTTGCAGCATGTGCAGTGTCAAGATTCCAGAGCAAAGTGACTGCAACAAATTTGATCAATCATATACTCTTTATTCTACCTCTCTAATGGCTGTGACTTCAGCATGTGCAGTTGGATCTGTGTATTTCAAAACCATATTGTGGCAGCTAGCTACAACCTCGTTCTTATGCACAATCACAGCACCAAATGGGCCACCGTCACCACAGTCAACTCCCTTGTAAGCTTCTTCAACAGCTTGCGTTAGGAATTTGTGGTCGCTATCGTGCACAGCTGATGACCAAAGACAAAGTATAAACATAAACAACGACACAACTTCTGCAAGCACACACAGTTTTCAACTAACAAACAAAACGGTGGCAACAGAAATAAAAACAGCAAGCGAATATTACAAAAAGCCATAAAGgttcccaaaagaaaaaggatctTTGAAAGATAGTTTATATGTGATTGAAACTAGTGGCTCTAGAAGCGGGATAAGCTTAATCTGCAAAATGACGATGCATCTACCATGATAAGAAGTATCAAATTTTCATAAATCCTCACAAGAAGTAATGCACTACAATAATTAAGGTCCATTACCTTGTTGGTGACCGGAAAATGCAGAAGCCACAGAGATGGTTCCGTCTTTTGCTTCAACTACACAGTCCAAATAAGAGAAGCAATTAGATCCTCCGAACACATAAacatcaaagatcaaagaaaaaaagaaagaaccaaatcAACAGAGCTTCTTCTGCGCACAATTGCAAATAAACTGATCATGGTAACTCATACCACAAGTTAGCGGACACAATAGAGATATACCATTACTTGtgaaacaagaaaacaccacTAACAGAGAATCTTCCAGCTAAGCTAACACAAAACTAGAAGCCATTGTTGCCTAAATCTAAAAAGTCAAAATCGAACAGAAAGCAATTCTACGCTTTAATCAAACGGTGAAAACATATCTaaagtgtgatgatgatgatgatgatgatgatgatgatataatcACATTGTAGATGACAACGAGTACACAGATTTTTCATCTGTGATTGACAAACGAGTACACAGATTTTTCTGAATCTGCATGTGAAATCaaatgatgaaaaatatgaaatcaaatGTTCGAAAATCCAAAAGATTACCGATCTGGGAAATTGAACATTGAATCAACTCTGAGAGAAAGAGTCTGATTCGAgatttaaaaatccaaaatcgcGAACATGTATAATCAAAAACAACGAATCTGGAGCAAAATCAAAGggaacaaacagaaaaaaaactcCGATCTCGATccagagagaaaacaaaatcgtAATTAGTTTGATTACCCTTAGTTTCTTCCATGACTGAGGGATCTTCCATGACTGAGGGTTCTGGAGAAATCGAAGTAGTGGTTTGTGTGGTGGTGTGAGgattgaagaagaggagaagtgtttttataaacaaaacgaaaaaaaaaaagccagaGGAGTCCAAAATTGAGATTTGGGGGAGAGGTAGATAGAGACGAACACCAGAAGCTGaggtgtgtgtgagagagagagataaattgTGGAAAGGTTGAATTTAGCGGAGGAAGGGAACCAAAGAAAGATTTGGGTTTTTAATAACTGAAAAAGCTGGGTGATTcgacctgaaaaaaaaacacagagttTTTgaggaatttttgttttttttacactaatttatatactttttttaactcattactttttcttttaatttaaaagtttagatAGGGATGTATCCTAAAGTAATCTACTATTTGAGAAATCtattttcttgaaattgttaattattatttagaatttaattatcacaattatttgctttttattaatatttaaaatttttttacctAGGTGTTAGATCGGTTTTTTTGGTCACGCTTGTTGATCGGTTTTTCCGTTTTCATCCACAAAATGCTATGATTATGTTTGAGATTGCAATTGTTGACAttttaacaataattaaaaaaaaaaattgtatggtTTTATGACATTTTGGAATTATTTATatcaaacttttatatataatatttttttgttgtaaaaacaattatacagaaaatatttcatactttttaaaaatatatttcaaattagttatttatcatttatttaatatatgagaatagttgacaaaataaaacttatatgaTAATATCGTTTATTGGTTTCATATCTATAATTTATACTACATATTTTGGTAGGTTTTATGATAAACTACTTATGTAACCGCTGTCAACTAGTATAAATGTTGTCCAAATGTTCCTGTTTTCATTCATTATACCACTTGTATAAGGAGATGATCGGTGGAAATGGTAGATgctttatcatttttttttaaaaagaaaaaaactttaaaaattaaaattttaccaatagtactattttaaatatttagtaGTCGTAAATTTCTTCTAAATTTTCTCACAgtcatatatatgtacaatgttttaattatattttatttttaagtctagCTTACATGTACaatgtttttagaatttttaggCACTCGCACTCTTCTAGTTCTAGTAATTGTTcactatattttttctttttttttgttcagcaGTAGTTcactaattaaaatattatattctcACTAATGAAGGTGTTGAATTATGAATTCAACTGTTGAATTCATACAATAAGAGCGTAACAAAAATCTGTGTGGATTAAAACATGTTGAAAgaattatataaagaaaaatggGGACCACTACTACACATGATGTATTATTATTGGTTGTTAAAGTtctttatacttttaattttaaccTAACTATTTgacatcaaatttttattttgttttgttttacatcaaaatttattatttttcatactctATAGATAGagacttgttttattttttttgaacatataaaaagaaataaaataagatgttaaattttattaaacaaaaccattgtagatgataaaaatcaaataaatgttGAATTATTTAGGTGGAAGAAAAAGATAATGATATGgagtgttaaaaagaaaaaaggagg contains:
- the LOC104736802 gene encoding uncharacterized protein LOC104736802; protein product: MEDPSVMEETKVEAKDGTISVASAFSGHQQAVHDSDHKFLTQAVEEAYKGVDCGDGGPFGAVIVHKNEVVASCHNMVLKYTDPTAHAEVTAIREACKKLNKIELSECEIYASCEPCPMCFGAIHLSRVKRLVYGAKAEAAIAIGFDDFIADALRGTGVYQKSSLEIKKADGNGAAIAEQVFQNTKEKFRLY